A genome region from Kaistia algarum includes the following:
- a CDS encoding TM2 domain-containing protein: MALSTEEKLLIEARVTNEGPDVAVAYLFWFFLGWVSAHRFYLGRTTSAILQILSYFIIIGFIWWLIDLFLIPGMVRDRQQALRERYAAHGL, translated from the coding sequence ATGGCGCTGTCGACCGAGGAAAAGCTGCTGATCGAGGCGCGGGTCACGAATGAGGGCCCGGACGTCGCCGTCGCCTATCTGTTCTGGTTCTTCCTCGGCTGGGTCTCGGCCCACCGCTTCTACCTCGGCCGCACGACCTCGGCGATCCTGCAGATCCTTTCCTATTTCATCATCATCGGCTTCATCTGGTGGCTGATCGACCTCTTCCTCATCCCCGGCATGGTCCGCGACAGGCAGCAGGCACTGAGGGAACGATACGCGGCGCACGGGCTGTAG
- a CDS encoding ABC transporter ATP-binding protein → MAAGPPPVLRLAGIERRFKEGAGELAILQGADLSVYAGEIVALVAPSGAGKSTLLHVAGLLEKPDAGEVLIDGKPVGAAGDAERTAIRRSQIGFVYQFHHLLPEFTALENVMMPQLIRGLSKREAAKRAGDLLSYMRLAERGHHRPSELSGGEQQRVAIARAVANAPRILLADEPTGNLDPTTAHYVFDALSALVRASGLAALIVTHNMDLAERMDRRITLAGGQVVEL, encoded by the coding sequence ATGGCCGCCGGCCCGCCGCCGGTGCTGCGTCTTGCCGGGATCGAGCGCCGCTTCAAGGAAGGGGCGGGCGAACTCGCCATCCTCCAGGGCGCCGATCTTTCCGTCTATGCCGGCGAGATCGTCGCGCTGGTAGCGCCCTCCGGCGCCGGCAAGTCGACGCTGCTGCATGTCGCCGGCCTCCTGGAAAAGCCGGATGCCGGCGAGGTCCTGATCGACGGCAAGCCGGTCGGCGCGGCGGGCGATGCCGAGCGCACGGCGATCCGCCGCAGCCAGATCGGTTTCGTCTACCAGTTTCACCATTTGCTGCCCGAATTCACGGCGCTTGAGAACGTCATGATGCCGCAACTGATCCGCGGCCTCTCCAAGCGCGAGGCGGCCAAAAGGGCAGGGGATCTGCTCTCCTATATGCGGCTCGCCGAGCGCGGCCATCACCGCCCGTCCGAGCTTTCCGGCGGCGAGCAGCAGCGCGTCGCGATCGCCAGGGCCGTCGCCAATGCGCCGCGCATCCTGCTCGCCGACGAGCCGACCGGCAATCTCGACCCAACGACGGCACATTACGTCTTCGACGCGCTGTCGGCCCTCGTCCGCGCCTCGGGCCTCGCGGCGTTGATCGTCACCCACAATATGGACCTCGCCGAGCGCATGGACCGGCGGATCACGCTGGCCGGCGGCCAGGTCGTCGAGCTTTGA
- a CDS encoding lipoprotein-releasing ABC transporter permease subunit translates to MAEPNGTRPFSAFEWMLAGRYLRARRGQAAVSVIAALSFLGIVIGVATLITVMSVLNGFRAELIVKILGINGHIILNPIDTPLTDFADVATRVSMVKGVKSAIPFVEGQVLASGSNASTGALVRAVRADDLPSIPSLSKNIRQGTLDGFDTAGGVAIGTRLATQLGLTIGDKITLLSPRGAITPMGVTPRVKAYPVVAIFEIGMSEYDSSFVFMPFTEAQAYFNVDDRASGIEIYLDDAEMTGALRPEIETAAGRQVFLTDWRQRSMTFFSALEVERTMMFMILTMIVLVAALNIISGLTMLVKDKGHDIAILRTMGATRGAILRVFFITGATIGTLGTLFGVLLGMLICAYVEPIRQFFSWLTRTELFSPELYFLSQLPAKVNPGEVVVIVAISLVLSYLATIFPAWRAARLDPVEALRYE, encoded by the coding sequence ATGGCGGAGCCGAACGGCACCAGACCCTTCTCGGCCTTCGAATGGATGCTCGCCGGGCGCTATCTGCGCGCGCGGCGAGGGCAGGCGGCGGTGTCGGTTATTGCCGCCCTTTCGTTTCTGGGCATTGTAATCGGGGTGGCAACGCTCATCACGGTGATGTCGGTGTTAAACGGCTTTCGAGCCGAATTGATCGTTAAGATACTCGGCATCAACGGCCATATTATCCTGAACCCAATCGACACGCCGCTGACTGATTTCGCCGACGTCGCAACACGCGTTTCGATGGTGAAGGGTGTCAAGTCAGCAATCCCCTTCGTCGAAGGTCAGGTGCTCGCATCAGGGTCCAATGCGTCGACGGGAGCGCTCGTGCGCGCTGTCCGCGCTGATGATTTGCCGAGCATTCCAAGCCTGTCGAAGAATATTCGGCAGGGGACCTTGGACGGGTTCGATACGGCTGGCGGTGTCGCCATCGGGACGAGGCTAGCGACTCAGCTCGGCCTCACGATCGGTGACAAGATTACGCTGCTCTCCCCCCGTGGCGCGATCACGCCGATGGGTGTCACACCACGGGTCAAAGCTTATCCGGTCGTGGCGATCTTCGAGATCGGCATGTCCGAATATGACTCCTCCTTCGTGTTCATGCCGTTCACGGAAGCGCAGGCTTATTTCAACGTCGACGACAGAGCATCCGGCATCGAGATATACCTCGACGACGCCGAGATGACCGGCGCGCTGAGGCCCGAGATCGAGACCGCGGCCGGCCGGCAGGTCTTCCTGACCGATTGGCGCCAGCGAAGCATGACCTTCTTCTCGGCGCTCGAGGTCGAGCGAACGATGATGTTCATGATCCTGACGATGATTGTGCTCGTCGCGGCACTCAACATCATCTCCGGCCTCACCATGCTGGTGAAGGACAAGGGCCACGACATCGCCATCCTGCGCACCATGGGCGCGACTCGAGGCGCAATCTTGCGCGTCTTCTTTATAACTGGTGCTACCATCGGCACGCTCGGCACGCTCTTCGGCGTCTTGCTCGGCATGCTGATCTGCGCCTATGTCGAGCCGATCCGTCAGTTCTTCTCCTGGCTGACGCGCACGGAACTCTTCTCGCCAGAACTCTATTTCCTGTCCCAATTGCCGGCCAAGGTGAACCCCGGCGAGGTCGTGGTGATCGTGGCCATTTCCCTTGTCCTCTCCTATCTCGCCACGATCTTCCCGGCCTGGCGCGCCGCACGGCTCGATCCGGTGGAGGCTCTGCGTTACGAATGA
- the proS gene encoding proline--tRNA ligase, with protein sequence MRLSRYFLPILRETPKEAEIVSHRLMLRAGMLRQQGAGIYSWLPLGKKVLAKIEQIVREEQNRAGAVEILMPTLQSAELWRESGRYDDYGKEMLRIEDRQEREMLYGPTNEEMVTDIFRSYVRSYKELPLNLYHIQWKFRDELRPRFGVMRGREFLMKDAYSFDIDEAAARRAYNRMFVAYLRTFDRLGVKAIPMRADSGPIGGDATHEFIVLASTGESAVFLDKEALDTPVPGADTDFEGDLTPIVTAWTTKYAATYEMHDKAAFEALPEDRRIAARGIEVGQVFYFGTKYSEPMGAKVSGPDGQEHAVHMGSYGIGVSRLVAAIIEASHDEAGIIWPDSVAPFHVGLINLKVGDAATDAACAGIYERLGNAGIDVLYDDVDQRAGAKFASMDLIGLPWQLIVGPKGLANGEVELKRRATGERETLTLDAAVNRLIGG encoded by the coding sequence ATGCGACTTTCCCGCTATTTCCTGCCGATCCTGCGCGAGACCCCGAAGGAGGCGGAGATCGTTTCGCATCGGTTGATGCTGCGCGCCGGCATGCTGCGCCAGCAGGGCGCCGGCATCTATTCATGGCTGCCGCTCGGCAAGAAAGTTCTGGCGAAGATCGAACAGATCGTGCGTGAGGAACAGAACCGCGCCGGTGCCGTCGAGATCCTGATGCCGACGCTGCAATCGGCCGAGCTGTGGCGCGAAAGCGGGCGCTATGACGACTATGGCAAGGAGATGCTGCGCATCGAGGATCGGCAGGAGCGCGAGATGCTCTACGGCCCGACGAACGAGGAGATGGTCACCGACATCTTCCGTTCTTATGTGCGTTCCTACAAGGAACTGCCGCTCAACCTCTACCATATCCAGTGGAAGTTCCGCGACGAGTTGCGCCCCCGATTCGGCGTCATGCGCGGTCGCGAATTCCTGATGAAGGACGCCTATTCCTTCGACATCGACGAGGCGGCGGCGCGGCGTGCCTATAATCGCATGTTCGTCGCCTATCTCCGCACCTTCGACCGGCTCGGTGTGAAGGCGATCCCGATGCGCGCCGATTCGGGCCCGATCGGCGGCGACGCCACGCATGAATTCATCGTCCTCGCCTCGACCGGCGAGAGCGCGGTGTTCCTCGACAAGGAAGCGCTCGACACCCCCGTTCCCGGCGCCGACACGGATTTCGAGGGCGATCTGACCCCGATCGTGACGGCCTGGACGACGAAATATGCCGCCACCTACGAAATGCACGACAAGGCCGCCTTCGAGGCGCTGCCGGAGGATCGGCGCATCGCGGCGCGCGGCATCGAGGTCGGGCAGGTGTTCTATTTCGGCACCAAATATTCGGAGCCGATGGGCGCCAAGGTCTCCGGCCCCGACGGGCAGGAGCATGCCGTCCATATGGGCTCCTATGGCATCGGCGTCTCGCGCCTCGTCGCCGCGATCATCGAGGCGAGCCATGATGAGGCCGGCATCATCTGGCCGGACAGCGTCGCGCCGTTCCATGTCGGCCTGATCAATCTGAAAGTCGGCGATGCCGCGACCGACGCCGCCTGCGCCGGGATTTATGAGCGCCTCGGGAATGCCGGAATTGACGTCCTATACGATGATGTCGATCAGCGCGCCGGCGCCAAGTTCGCCTCGATGGATCTCATCGGTCTGCCGTGGCAGCTCATCGTCGGCCCGAAGGGGCTCGCCAATGGCGAAGTCGAGCTGAAACGGCGCGCGACGGGCGAGCGCGAAACGCTTACACTCGACGCGGCGGTGAATCGCCTGATCGGCGGCTGA
- a CDS encoding SMP-30/gluconolactonase/LRE family protein, whose product MTELGLRPLLPTLFQLAECPVYDALAGRLLFCDILKGDIHAVELATGAHRSWSFPSLVASFGLTEGGKFVVALKHSVVLFDPENGESRLLAEVGADKPTARLNDGKVGPDGAFWVGSINEAPDKAPIGALYRIDASGKVETKVEGIKASNGLAWTADGRTMFLSDTRGVWIDRWNFDPATGAMSGRTRIAEPDDAGGRPDGGATDMDGFYWSAGISAAKLNRYAPDGKLVASFAVPAAAPTMPAFGGPDGRSLFVTSLREGRSAEQLAAYPLSGSVFEGRAPVAGVPAFRFKDR is encoded by the coding sequence ATGACCGAACTCGGCCTTCGCCCGTTGCTGCCGACGCTTTTCCAGCTCGCCGAATGCCCGGTCTATGACGCTTTGGCGGGCCGCCTGCTTTTCTGCGACATACTGAAGGGCGACATCCACGCGGTCGAGCTTGCGACCGGTGCGCATCGCTCCTGGTCGTTCCCCTCGCTGGTCGCTTCCTTCGGGCTGACCGAGGGGGGTAAGTTCGTGGTGGCGTTGAAGCACAGCGTCGTGCTGTTCGATCCCGAAAATGGCGAGAGCCGTCTCCTCGCCGAGGTTGGCGCCGACAAGCCCACAGCGCGGCTGAATGACGGCAAGGTCGGGCCGGACGGCGCCTTCTGGGTCGGTTCGATCAACGAGGCGCCCGACAAGGCGCCGATCGGCGCGCTCTACCGCATCGACGCTTCGGGAAAGGTCGAGACGAAAGTCGAAGGCATCAAGGCCTCGAACGGTCTCGCCTGGACCGCCGATGGCCGCACCATGTTCCTGTCCGATACGCGCGGCGTCTGGATCGACCGCTGGAATTTCGATCCGGCGACCGGAGCGATGTCGGGCCGCACCCGCATCGCCGAGCCGGACGATGCCGGCGGACGGCCGGATGGCGGGGCAACCGACATGGACGGCTTTTACTGGAGTGCCGGGATTTCGGCGGCGAAGCTCAATCGCTACGCGCCGGACGGCAAGCTCGTCGCCAGTTTCGCGGTGCCTGCCGCCGCCCCGACCATGCCGGCCTTCGGCGGCCCGGATGGCCGATCGCTCTTCGTCACCAGCCTCCGCGAAGGCCGCAGCGCCGAGCAACTTGCTGCCTATCCGCTGAGCGGCAGCGTCTTTGAGGGCCGAGCCCCGGTCGCCGGCGTGCCGGCCTTCCGCTTCAAGGATCGTTGA
- a CDS encoding Gfo/Idh/MocA family protein, with amino-acid sequence MFRWGVLSTALIAREQMIPGIQQSGNGVLQAIASRDEARARELADRTGAPLAFGSYDALLASDAVDGVYIPLPTSQHVEWAIRAADAGKHVLVEKPLALKAEDIGAVIEARERNGVLISEAFMVVHHPQWIKVQELVGSGAIGRLRHVQGAFSYFLTDPTNMRNIPELGGGGLPDIGVYPTVSTRFVSGKEPKRLRATVERDQTFGTDIYSVVNADFGDFDLSFYIGTQLAARQLMVFHGDEGFIEVRSPFNAGLYDDHRIEWHNRSHDEARILRFPGTHQYRLEAEAFVRAARGETQRIFTLEDSVKNQRVIDAIYASADAGGWVEV; translated from the coding sequence ATGTTTCGCTGGGGTGTTCTGTCGACGGCTCTCATTGCCCGGGAGCAGATGATTCCGGGTATCCAGCAATCGGGCAATGGCGTCCTCCAGGCGATCGCCAGCCGCGACGAGGCGCGCGCTCGCGAACTCGCCGATCGCACCGGCGCGCCGCTGGCGTTCGGTTCCTATGACGCGCTGCTCGCTTCCGACGCGGTCGACGGGGTCTATATCCCGCTGCCGACCTCCCAGCATGTCGAATGGGCGATCCGCGCCGCCGACGCGGGCAAGCATGTGCTGGTCGAGAAACCGCTGGCGCTGAAGGCTGAGGATATCGGCGCGGTGATCGAGGCGCGCGAGCGCAACGGCGTGCTGATCAGCGAGGCCTTCATGGTCGTGCACCATCCGCAATGGATCAAGGTGCAGGAGCTCGTCGGCTCCGGCGCGATCGGGCGGCTGCGCCACGTCCAGGGCGCCTTTTCCTACTTCCTCACCGATCCGACCAACATGCGGAACATCCCAGAGCTCGGCGGCGGCGGTCTGCCCGATATCGGCGTCTACCCGACCGTCTCGACCCGCTTCGTGTCGGGCAAGGAGCCGAAGCGGCTGCGCGCCACGGTCGAGCGCGACCAGACTTTCGGCACGGATATCTATTCGGTCGTCAACGCCGATTTCGGCGATTTCGACCTCTCCTTCTACATCGGAACGCAACTCGCGGCCCGCCAGCTCATGGTCTTCCACGGCGACGAGGGCTTTATCGAGGTCCGCTCGCCCTTCAATGCCGGCCTCTATGACGACCACCGGATCGAGTGGCACAACAGATCGCATGACGAGGCCCGCATCCTGCGCTTCCCCGGCACCCATCAATACCGCCTCGAAGCCGAGGCCTTCGTGCGCGCGGCGCGCGGCGAGACCCAGCGCATCTTCACGCTCGAGGATTCGGTGAAGAACCAGCGCGTGATCGACGCGATCTATGCAAGCGCCGACGCGGGCGGCTGGGTGGAGGTGTAG